One Deinococcus aerolatus genomic window carries:
- a CDS encoding SOS response-associated peptidase → MCGRADDNFGPPAWRTLGELFGPLGWEPEVKRDEVCPTDPIRFVRRATGGFDAPYGRWGLVPARMSLDEARRYATFNARVESLEDKPMFRAAFQSQRCVIPLAGFWEWPVRAGVKTRVRISRKDDKPLLVAGLWNRTVTPDGLLESCTIVTRPPTPDLGEVHDRMPALLLTKDIDAWLDAPPYQARTAALSSWQPRILTITPV, encoded by the coding sequence ATGTGCGGACGGGCTGACGACAATTTTGGCCCCCCGGCTTGGCGGACGCTGGGCGAGCTGTTCGGGCCGCTGGGCTGGGAGCCGGAGGTCAAGCGCGACGAGGTGTGCCCAACCGATCCGATCCGCTTCGTGCGGCGCGCTACCGGGGGCTTTGACGCGCCCTACGGGCGCTGGGGCCTGGTGCCTGCGCGCATGTCGCTGGACGAGGCCAGGCGGTACGCCACGTTCAACGCCCGCGTGGAGAGCCTGGAGGATAAGCCGATGTTCCGGGCCGCCTTCCAGAGCCAGCGCTGCGTGATTCCGCTGGCGGGCTTCTGGGAGTGGCCGGTGCGCGCAGGGGTCAAGACCCGGGTCAGGATTTCCCGCAAGGACGACAAGCCGCTGCTGGTGGCCGGGCTGTGGAACCGTACCGTGACGCCGGACGGGCTGCTGGAGAGCTGCACCATCGTGACCCGGCCCCCGACACCAGATCTGGGGGAGGTGCATGACCGCATGCCGGCCCTGCTGCTGACCAAGGACATCGACGCGTGGCTGGACGCGCCCCCGTACCAGGCACGCACGGCGGCCCTGAGCAGCTGGCAGCCGCGCATCCTGACCATCACGCCCGTGTGA
- a CDS encoding SDR family NAD(P)-dependent oxidoreductase, with the protein MSSYRDDGAELLLPATHSAPGTPTPGGRRAPLTTGIGPQDVSGKVAVVTGAGNAIGAATALALAAQGVAVVLVARQEAHVHALAQQVRLAGGRAEVVAADVTDEAQARFAVNRAAHAFGRIDILVNNAGLTLLGPATDTTDWRGMLGGDVLGMVRTTQAALPFMATWGIGRIVTISSVTREALELELSATSGAGDFGDQMRRHAWRDSVRFTTMGPDMTTPVPCVAARHRTQPMSCLRPEAIAQAVSSVVRLTDLISLNSLQLLSPAQVAYLDQQR; encoded by the coding sequence ATGTCGAGTTACCGAGACGACGGAGCCGAGCTCCTGCTGCCTGCCACCCATTCCGCGCCCGGTACGCCCACGCCGGGGGGCCGCCGGGCGCCCCTGACCACAGGGATCGGCCCCCAAGACGTGTCGGGGAAGGTCGCGGTCGTGACGGGGGCGGGCAATGCCATCGGCGCCGCGACGGCGCTCGCGCTCGCGGCGCAGGGCGTGGCCGTGGTGCTCGTCGCGCGGCAGGAAGCGCATGTGCACGCCCTCGCGCAGCAGGTGCGGTTGGCCGGGGGACGCGCCGAGGTGGTGGCCGCGGACGTGACGGACGAGGCCCAGGCCCGGTTCGCCGTGAACCGTGCCGCCCACGCGTTCGGCCGGATCGACATCCTGGTGAACAACGCGGGATTGACCCTGCTCGGTCCGGCCACCGACACGACCGACTGGCGCGGCATGCTCGGCGGCGACGTGCTGGGGATGGTGCGGACCACCCAAGCGGCGCTGCCCTTCATGGCCACTTGGGGCATCGGGCGCATCGTGACCATTTCCTCGGTGACCCGAGAGGCCCTCGAGCTGGAGCTGTCCGCCACATCGGGCGCCGGGGACTTCGGTGACCAGATGCGCCGCCACGCCTGGAGGGACAGCGTCCGTTTCACGACCATGGGGCCGGACATGACCACGCCAGTCCCCTGTGTGGCCGCCCGGCACCGCACCCAGCCCATGAGCTGCCTGCGCCCTGAGGCCATTGCCCAGGCCGTGAGTTCCGTCGTTCGCCTGACCGACTTGATTTCCCTGAACAGCCTGCAGTTGCTGTCGCCCGCCCAGGTGGCCTACCTGGACCAGCAAAGATAG
- a CDS encoding tyrosine-type recombinase/integrase, which yields MPRKKAKATKKENGRGSIDRLPSGRYRWRTMLRRPDGTPYTRTGTASTRAEAQQAIDLVNADYQKGNLPEPSRVTMAEYLNTWLETKRPGLARKTVHNYSRLIELHINPQIGQIPLQKLSALHLQGLYNALTTKGLGDTQRQVHNILHAALEHALRLDLIIRNPASRIRPTLPRRQPGDGVVDKALTAEEVDRLLPVLRQDRWGVIFEFFLHTGLRRAEICGLKWEHVDLDKGTVRIKEGVVVVNGKADVDATKSPLSVRPLKLTAEAMDCLHRQRAIQVKERDTLLPGPMQGHAKAKSRARPWQNSGYVFTARCGTRLYPDVLLRHLKRLGTEAGIEKVINNHVLRHTYASLMLRAGAPVEVVSQKLGHARPSTTADFYRTVFADEHKRWALNLSELIKNPGDTKD from the coding sequence ATGCCCCGCAAGAAGGCAAAAGCGACAAAGAAGGAAAATGGGCGGGGCAGCATTGACCGGTTGCCCAGCGGGAGGTACCGCTGGCGCACTATGCTGCGCCGACCCGACGGCACCCCGTATACCAGGACGGGCACTGCGTCCACCCGCGCGGAGGCCCAGCAGGCAATCGATCTGGTGAATGCCGATTATCAAAAGGGCAATCTTCCAGAACCCAGCCGAGTGACGATGGCGGAGTACTTGAACACCTGGCTGGAGACCAAGCGGCCCGGACTGGCGCGGAAGACCGTGCACAACTACAGCCGACTGATCGAGTTGCACATCAACCCCCAGATCGGTCAGATCCCGTTGCAGAAGCTCTCGGCGCTCCACCTGCAGGGGCTGTACAACGCGTTGACCACGAAGGGCCTCGGGGACACCCAGCGTCAGGTGCACAACATCCTGCACGCGGCGCTGGAGCACGCCCTGCGGCTGGACCTGATCATCAGGAACCCGGCGTCCAGGATCCGGCCGACCCTGCCGCGCCGTCAGCCTGGTGACGGTGTCGTTGACAAGGCCCTGACGGCTGAAGAGGTGGACCGGCTGCTGCCGGTCCTGCGGCAAGACCGCTGGGGCGTTATTTTTGAATTCTTCCTGCACACGGGGCTGCGGCGCGCGGAAATCTGCGGGTTGAAGTGGGAGCACGTCGACCTGGACAAGGGCACGGTCCGAATCAAGGAGGGCGTGGTTGTCGTGAACGGAAAGGCGGATGTGGACGCGACCAAAAGTCCGCTGAGCGTGCGCCCGCTGAAGTTGACCGCGGAGGCAATGGACTGCCTTCACCGTCAGCGGGCGATCCAGGTCAAGGAACGTGACACCCTGCTCCCTGGACCCATGCAGGGCCATGCGAAGGCCAAGTCACGTGCCCGGCCCTGGCAGAACAGCGGTTACGTGTTCACGGCACGTTGCGGAACCCGGCTCTATCCCGACGTTCTGCTGCGCCACCTCAAGCGCCTTGGCACTGAGGCAGGCATTGAGAAGGTCATCAACAATCACGTGCTGCGCCACACATATGCATCGTTGATGCTGCGTGCTGGCGCGCCTGTAGAAGTCGTCAGCCAGAAGCTGGGGCACGCCCGTCCCAGCACCACGGCCGATTTCTACCGCACCGTGTTCGCTGATGAACATAAACGCTGGGCCCTGAACCTGAGCGAACTGATCAAGAATCCCGGGGACACCAAGGATTGA
- a CDS encoding roadblock/LC7 domain-containing protein, which translates to MTVHALSGVVSARAAETMLQSLLRDQRLQPETVTAQDMQRILSGPLLARLSMVLPEARARQELLALARLVAAEYPKAPTLMTQVAPFAAWDDRSDASGLSLDHLTLGADDFEFDDPEYMPVGQGRAYDLSGPAGQEELLRELARLSGVQGVMLCRASGEVLQSRSMTGAGGLGGVVAATALLLGGRTLRLMSADLGGCTICMRPLGPYCVAVVVGPQANVGRMLVELQGLQVAA; encoded by the coding sequence ATGACTGTTCATGCTCTGTCGGGTGTCGTCTCGGCCAGAGCGGCAGAGACCATGCTGCAATCGCTGCTGCGCGACCAGCGCCTGCAGCCCGAAACCGTGACGGCCCAGGACATGCAGCGCATTCTGTCCGGGCCGCTGCTGGCAAGGCTCTCGATGGTGCTGCCCGAGGCGCGCGCCCGCCAGGAGCTGCTGGCGCTGGCCCGGCTGGTGGCGGCGGAGTACCCCAAAGCGCCCACCCTGATGACCCAGGTGGCCCCCTTCGCCGCGTGGGACGACCGCTCGGACGCCAGCGGGCTGTCGCTGGACCACCTGACCCTGGGCGCCGACGATTTCGAATTCGACGACCCCGAGTACATGCCGGTGGGCCAGGGACGCGCCTACGACCTGAGCGGCCCGGCAGGCCAGGAGGAACTGCTGCGCGAGCTGGCCCGTCTCTCGGGCGTGCAGGGCGTCATGCTGTGCCGGGCCAGCGGCGAGGTGTTGCAGAGCCGGTCCATGACCGGGGCCGGCGGGCTGGGCGGGGTGGTAGCCGCCACGGCGCTGCTGCTGGGCGGCCGGACCCTGCGGCTGATGTCGGCAGATCTGGGCGGATGCACGATCTGTATGCGGCCGCTGGGCCCGTACTGTGTGGCCGTGGTGGTGGGGCCCCAGGCCAACGTGGGCCGGATGCTGGTGGAGTTGCAGGGCCTGCAGGTGGCCGCATGA
- the tsaE gene encoding tRNA (adenosine(37)-N6)-threonylcarbamoyltransferase complex ATPase subunit type 1 TsaE translates to MPALPLDPGHSYLLRGPEEQGRFGAALAAALPPASVLFLEGELGAGKTTLTAGLIGALGFAGAVTSPTYALMHVYPTPAGRVLHVDAYRVRDVQELYELDLEDLIEGSRLSVVEWGEGLYADYPAAPILRLEHLADEENGRRVTRVR, encoded by the coding sequence ATGCCTGCGCTTCCGCTTGACCCCGGTCACTCCTATCTGCTGCGCGGCCCCGAGGAGCAGGGCCGTTTCGGCGCGGCCCTCGCTGCGGCCCTGCCGCCCGCCTCCGTGCTGTTTCTGGAGGGCGAACTGGGCGCGGGCAAGACCACGCTGACCGCCGGGCTGATCGGCGCGCTGGGCTTTGCAGGGGCGGTCACCAGTCCCACCTACGCCCTGATGCACGTCTACCCCACCCCGGCAGGCCGGGTCCTGCACGTGGACGCTTACCGCGTGCGCGACGTGCAGGAGCTGTACGAGCTGGACCTGGAAGACCTGATTGAGGGCAGCCGCCTGAGCGTCGTGGAGTGGGGCGAGGGGCTGTACGCCGACTACCCAGCCGCGCCGATCCTGCGGCTGGAGCATCTGGCAGATGAGGAAAACGGGCGGCGGGTGACGCGCGTTCGGTGA
- a CDS encoding homoserine dehydrogenase, with amino-acid sequence MRTVTVGVLGSGTVGQDVLNLIQRRESMFGDMGVRIEIAGVLVRDLGKVRHVPPGTRVTTDPAFLQECGMVIEVMGGVDRPLEMLLPYLRSGRPVITANKALLAERWDVLRDYALAGSLYYEASVMAGTPVIGPMSTVLRASTFTRLQAVLNGTCLYILGQMERGKDYADALAGAQALGYAETPPTLDVGGFDTAHKLAVLARFCADGNFPYSAVTVQGIEHITPQDIQAARAAGECIRLVAELERQEGGWRATVAPQRLPDSHPLCTAGAGRNALVYEGEECGTLVFAGGGAGGMITASAMVGDLLDWVLGFPGHVPLH; translated from the coding sequence ATGAGAACTGTCACCGTAGGCGTCCTGGGCAGCGGCACTGTCGGCCAGGATGTCCTGAACCTGATCCAGCGGCGCGAAAGCATGTTTGGCGATATGGGCGTCAGGATCGAGATCGCGGGTGTGCTGGTGCGCGACCTGGGCAAGGTGCGCCACGTCCCGCCGGGCACCCGCGTGACCACCGATCCCGCCTTCCTGCAGGAGTGCGGCATGGTCATCGAGGTGATGGGCGGCGTGGACCGCCCGCTGGAGATGCTGCTGCCGTACCTGCGCTCGGGGCGTCCCGTGATCACCGCCAACAAGGCGCTGCTGGCCGAGCGCTGGGACGTGCTGCGCGACTACGCGCTGGCCGGAAGCCTCTACTACGAGGCCAGCGTGATGGCCGGCACCCCGGTGATCGGCCCGATGAGCACCGTGCTGCGTGCCAGCACCTTCACCCGCCTGCAGGCCGTGTTGAACGGCACGTGCCTGTACATCCTGGGCCAGATGGAGCGGGGCAAGGACTACGCCGACGCGCTGGCCGGGGCGCAGGCATTGGGCTACGCCGAGACGCCGCCCACGCTGGACGTCGGCGGCTTCGACACCGCGCACAAGCTGGCGGTGCTGGCACGGTTCTGCGCCGACGGCAATTTCCCGTACAGCGCCGTGACGGTGCAGGGCATCGAGCACATCACCCCGCAGGACATCCAGGCGGCCCGCGCCGCCGGCGAGTGCATCAGGCTGGTGGCCGAACTGGAGCGGCAGGAGGGCGGCTGGCGGGCCACCGTCGCGCCGCAGCGCCTGCCGGACAGCCACCCGCTGTGTACCGCCGGGGCGGGCCGCAACGCCCTGGTCTACGAGGGCGAGGAATGCGGCACGCTGGTCTTCGCCGGGGGCGGCGCGGGCGGCATGATCACGGCCAGCGCCATGGTGGGCGATCTGCTGGACTGGGTACTGGGCTTTCCGGGGCATGTGCCGCTGCACTGA